A single genomic interval of Spirosoma taeanense harbors:
- a CDS encoding acyl-CoA dehydrogenase produces the protein MAATYLSKRNLHFLVHEVFKAEELAQYDYFSAHDRETFNLVLDSAIYIADTVMHPYLKEVDRNQPELKNGQVTVHPKVKEFLRAMGEAGLIGAGFSFEQGGQQLPQMISSLVGFILMAANNGMMYTGLTSGAAHLITSFGSPELSEFYVPPMMAGVWQGTMALTEPQAGSSLSDVTTSATPQPDGSYKIKGQKVFISAGDHDAVENIVHLMLARIDGAPKGTKGISLFVVPKYRPDGNGGFVDNDVTSTGVYHKMGQKGVPAMHLTMGSNDNTVGYLVGEPHQGLRYMFQMMNEARIGVGMTAAAIATAAYYAALQYAKERPQSRRLNEKNLLDAPQTPIINHPDVRRMLLFQKAVTEGSLSLLLEAARLYDISRVAEGEEKENAFLILDLLMPVAKSFPSEMGVQSVSQSLQTFGGYGFTEDFPVEQLYRDIRITPIYEGTTGIQAQDLLGRKMTMQGGKAPKLLFAEIGKTIAEASRFDDLKPYADQLTAELKRTQDVIASLMPHALKGDTERYLADATLFLELFGIVVVAWQWLKQADVARQALLTQNPQGDDLAFYEGKIHTMKFFFHYEVPKTLGLAQRLTDTEVLTIVSEKELAL, from the coding sequence ATGGCTGCGACTTATTTAAGCAAACGAAATCTGCATTTCCTAGTACACGAAGTATTCAAAGCCGAGGAGCTGGCTCAATATGACTACTTCAGTGCCCACGATCGTGAAACGTTCAACCTGGTGCTTGATTCGGCGATTTATATTGCCGATACCGTTATGCATCCATACCTGAAGGAGGTTGACCGAAACCAGCCCGAGTTAAAAAACGGGCAGGTGACGGTGCACCCTAAAGTAAAAGAGTTCCTGCGGGCCATGGGCGAGGCCGGACTGATTGGTGCGGGATTTTCCTTCGAGCAGGGCGGTCAGCAGCTTCCCCAAATGATCAGTTCGCTGGTTGGCTTCATTCTGATGGCGGCTAATAACGGCATGATGTACACCGGGCTGACCTCGGGAGCCGCGCATCTGATTACGTCCTTCGGCTCGCCGGAACTCAGCGAATTTTACGTGCCGCCGATGATGGCCGGAGTCTGGCAGGGTACGATGGCCCTTACCGAACCACAGGCCGGTTCGTCGCTCTCCGACGTAACGACATCGGCCACGCCCCAGCCCGATGGCAGCTACAAAATCAAAGGTCAGAAAGTGTTCATCTCGGCGGGTGATCACGACGCCGTTGAGAACATTGTGCATCTGATGCTGGCCCGCATCGATGGCGCGCCTAAAGGCACCAAAGGCATTTCCCTGTTCGTCGTACCCAAGTACCGGCCCGACGGGAACGGCGGTTTTGTCGACAACGACGTTACGTCGACGGGTGTGTACCATAAGATGGGTCAGAAAGGTGTACCGGCCATGCACCTGACCATGGGCTCGAATGACAATACCGTCGGTTACCTTGTTGGCGAACCGCACCAGGGCTTACGGTATATGTTCCAGATGATGAACGAGGCCCGTATTGGCGTGGGCATGACCGCAGCCGCCATTGCGACAGCGGCTTATTACGCAGCCCTGCAATACGCCAAAGAGCGTCCGCAGAGCCGACGTCTTAACGAAAAAAATCTGCTGGATGCGCCCCAGACGCCGATCATCAACCACCCCGACGTACGCCGGATGCTGTTGTTTCAGAAAGCCGTTACGGAGGGCTCTCTGTCTCTCCTGCTTGAAGCGGCCCGGCTTTATGATATCAGCCGCGTAGCGGAAGGCGAAGAAAAAGAAAATGCGTTTCTGATACTGGATCTGCTGATGCCGGTCGCTAAATCGTTTCCTTCTGAGATGGGCGTACAATCGGTCAGTCAGAGTCTGCAGACGTTTGGCGGCTACGGATTCACGGAGGATTTCCCGGTCGAGCAGCTTTACCGCGACATCCGCATTACGCCCATCTATGAAGGGACAACCGGCATTCAGGCGCAGGACCTGCTGGGCCGGAAGATGACCATGCAGGGCGGAAAAGCGCCAAAACTGCTCTTTGCCGAAATTGGCAAAACCATTGCCGAAGCGAGCCGATTCGACGACCTGAAACCCTATGCCGACCAACTGACGGCTGAACTCAAGCGCACCCAAGACGTTATCGCCAGCCTGATGCCGCACGCGCTGAAAGGTGATACTGAGCGCTATCTCGCCGACGCTACGCTGTTTTTAGAATTGTTCGGGATTGTAGTTGTGGCATGGCAATGGTTAAAGCAGGCCGATGTTGCCAGACAGGCGCTGCTGACCCAAAATCCGCAGGGCGATGATCTGGCGTTTTACGAAGGAAAAATCCATACGATGAAGTTTTTCTTCCACTACGAAGTGCCTAAAACGCTGGGACTGGCGCAGCGCCTTACCGATACGGAGGTCCTAACGATTGTCTCGGAAAAGGAACTGGCACTTTAA
- a CDS encoding DUF2911 domain-containing protein, with protein sequence MKNLIAVFTLLFAMVSLVQAQDKKPPMSPKITAESPDRSITVVYGQPSKKGRVIFGAEGSNSLEKYGKVWRTGANNATEVTFKNDVMFGGKMVKAGTYTLFTIPGEKEWSVILNGTLGQWGAYDYEKTKGTDVAMVKVPVSMNKTPIEKLTITPSNNSITIAWDNMTVSVPVMKHNS encoded by the coding sequence ATGAAAAACCTGATTGCAGTATTTACCCTCCTGTTTGCCATGGTATCGCTGGTACAAGCACAGGACAAGAAGCCACCGATGAGTCCGAAAATAACGGCCGAAAGCCCAGATAGAAGCATTACGGTCGTCTATGGACAGCCTTCCAAAAAAGGAAGGGTAATTTTTGGGGCAGAAGGCTCGAACAGTCTGGAAAAATACGGAAAGGTGTGGCGGACGGGCGCTAACAACGCTACCGAAGTGACGTTCAAAAACGACGTTATGTTCGGCGGTAAGATGGTTAAGGCTGGAACCTACACGCTGTTCACCATTCCCGGTGAGAAAGAATGGAGCGTAATCCTGAACGGTACGTTAGGCCAGTGGGGAGCCTATGATTATGAAAAAACCAAAGGCACGGATGTCGCTATGGTGAAAGTACCGGTTTCGATGAACAAGACTCCCATCGAAAAACTGACGATTACGCCTTCAAACAACAGCATTACTATTGCCTGGGATAATATGACGGTGTCGGTGCCGGTTATGAAGCACAACAGCTAA